One window of Thermoplasma sp. Kam2015 genomic DNA carries:
- a CDS encoding transposase — translation MNKFTAFNNKWSLKYPKPVYNMEKNLSILLKYYDYPEPIRRSIHSTNIMERMNKEIRRRIEIIDSLPTEESAMKVIHLRSAEINEA, via the coding sequence ATGAATAAGTTCACTGCCTTCAACAATAAATGGTCCTTGAAATACCCAAAGCCGGTCTACAATATGGAGAAGAACCTGAGTATATTGCTCAAGTACTATGATTATCCTGAACCCATAAGGAGATCAATCCACTCCACCAACATCATGGAACGCATGAACAAGGAGATCCGGCGGAGAATAGAGATCATTGATTCCCTGCCAACAGAGGAGAGTGCAATGAAGGTCATCCACCTGAGATCGGCAGAGATCAATGAGGCATAG